The following are encoded in a window of Haemorhous mexicanus isolate bHaeMex1 chromosome 7, bHaeMex1.pri, whole genome shotgun sequence genomic DNA:
- the BBIP1 gene encoding BBSome-interacting protein 1, translating to MPEGTGALREVLPKQGQLSVEDTAAMVLCKPKILPLKSVSLEKLEKLQRAALDAAQASEAAPPPSAGAAPPRQ from the exons ATGCCGGAGGGGACGGGAGCGCTGCGGGAGGTGCTGCCCAAGCAAG GGCAGCTGTCGGTGGAGGACACGGCCGCCATGGTGCTGTGTAAGCCCAAGATCCTGCCCCTCAAGTCGGTGTcgctggagaagctggagaagctgcagagggCGGCGCTGGACGCGGCCCAGGCGTCCGAGGCGGCTCCGCCGCCGTCCGCGGGGGCCGCGCCGCCCCGGCAGTAG